Proteins from one Mesotoga infera genomic window:
- a CDS encoding epoxyqueuosine reductase QueH, with amino-acid sequence MTLVHVCCAPDLLSTVLKRELPEAVFYFYNPNIFPEKEYEKRLEAFKTVCRRLNLNFMEGQYDPEEFSTLFERYFDEEEGGSRCRKCVEMRLKNAAMTSGKINAKVFTSTLLASPRKSIDTINSIGREIGNAYGIEYKGGNFRTGREEIKPYLEGIYVQNYCGCEASLIKSKKDREERERKDFELLLGKFRDLAYLWRYRGRSIEFEEIPIRDESSLKEFLAILKPSGLLVKEGSELYGRNWLKAGKYNCRILRESDRHGESGQKN; translated from the coding sequence TTGACGCTCGTACACGTCTGCTGTGCGCCCGATCTGTTGAGTACGGTTTTAAAAAGGGAGCTCCCGGAGGCCGTTTTCTACTTCTACAATCCCAACATCTTCCCCGAAAAGGAATACGAAAAACGACTCGAAGCCTTCAAAACAGTCTGTCGGAGGTTAAACCTGAACTTTATGGAGGGACAATACGATCCGGAAGAGTTTTCAACACTTTTCGAGAGATACTTCGATGAGGAAGAAGGCGGCTCCAGATGTAGAAAGTGTGTTGAGATGAGGCTTAAAAACGCCGCCATGACGTCGGGAAAGATAAATGCCAAAGTATTCACCAGTACTTTGCTTGCCAGTCCAAGAAAGTCTATAGACACGATAAATTCGATCGGAAGGGAAATAGGCAATGCTTATGGAATCGAGTATAAAGGTGGCAATTTTAGAACCGGCAGAGAGGAAATAAAACCGTATCTTGAAGGTATCTACGTTCAGAACTACTGCGGCTGCGAGGCCAGCCTCATAAAATCCAAAAAGGACAGAGAAGAGCGAGAAAGAAAGGATTTTGAACTCCTATTAGGAAAGTTCCGGGATCTCGCTTATCTGTGGAGGTACAGGGGGCGTTCGATAGAGTTTGAAGAGATACCCATAAGAGACGAAAGCTCTCTGAAGGAGTTTCTGGCCATTCTAAAACCTTCAGGTCTGCTGGTGAAGGAAGGGTCAGAGCTGTACGGAAGGAATTGGCTGAAAGCGGGAAAGTACAATTGCAGGATACTCAGGGAGTCTGATAGACATGGAGAATCTGGCCAGAAAAATTAG
- a CDS encoding ComEA family DNA-binding protein, which yields MRRLSIKEIQIIGSVTVLVLIGFVAVSGNLRSIPDTKDPPESVKTVAFPLDLNVSTEEELDLLPGIGPSKAKAIVEYRKASGGFNDVEELLNVKGIGAKTLDKLKPLIKVGEISGREVEVGPEPIDINTAPLEELKKIPGIGDSKAKAIIDHREKKGEFVSVSDLLSVPGIGPSNIEAILECIKPLEVAITGSGKINVNTASESELERLPGIGPVLASRIVEYRKSNGRFSKFEELLEVKGIGESILKDIKELIEF from the coding sequence ATGAGAAGGTTATCGATAAAAGAGATTCAGATAATTGGTTCTGTAACCGTTCTAGTATTAATAGGATTTGTAGCCGTTTCGGGCAATCTCAGGTCCATTCCCGATACGAAAGACCCGCCGGAATCCGTTAAAACCGTGGCCTTTCCGCTGGATCTCAATGTATCTACCGAAGAGGAACTGGATTTACTCCCTGGCATAGGACCCTCTAAGGCGAAAGCGATCGTAGAATACAGAAAGGCCAGCGGGGGGTTCAACGATGTGGAAGAGTTGTTGAACGTTAAAGGAATAGGTGCCAAAACGCTCGATAAGCTTAAACCCCTGATTAAAGTTGGGGAAATCTCCGGGAGAGAGGTTGAGGTCGGACCTGAACCTATCGACATAAACACGGCCCCGCTTGAGGAGCTCAAAAAGATCCCGGGAATCGGTGACTCCAAGGCGAAAGCCATAATCGATCATCGTGAAAAGAAAGGAGAGTTTGTATCCGTTTCCGATCTCCTCTCCGTACCGGGTATAGGTCCTTCGAACATCGAGGCGATTCTGGAGTGTATAAAACCGTTAGAAGTAGCGATAACCGGTTCCGGGAAGATAAACGTAAACACCGCAAGTGAAAGCGAACTCGAAAGACTTCCAGGAATCGGACCGGTTCTGGCTTCGAGAATAGTGGAGTACAGGAAGAGTAACGGTCGCTTTTCTAAATTCGAGGAGTTGCTTGAAGTCAAGGGGATAGGTGAGAGTATCTTGAAGGATATAAAGGAGCTGATAGAATTTTGA
- a CDS encoding sporulation protein: protein MSGESHDVIVKIMILIVLALSGIVFTLAGYAILLREENKKYDLIIEEIRSSVLPGLSGEASPIELPPVVQGVTEVPRDVQKIPVEQHFFLETFDYRKLILNSFDFLVEGSGFSFVVVEQDVAFKLCVEMGQGKYFITRVNDMYGVMFIGNNPLPGLYESKTAYGVQLVSHTISDGIAPQVIDLRSEGYPACVYKSVTTDGRTFYAAVLGIFPDAAAAREYSNSLDVQSLQRITGWNITDRFPRQLR from the coding sequence ATGAGTGGAGAATCACATGATGTAATCGTCAAGATAATGATTTTAATCGTGCTCGCCCTCTCCGGCATAGTTTTTACACTTGCCGGTTATGCGATACTTCTCAGGGAAGAGAATAAAAAGTACGATCTTATAATTGAAGAGATAAGAAGTTCGGTCCTTCCCGGTTTATCAGGCGAGGCGAGCCCAATAGAGCTTCCACCGGTCGTACAGGGCGTGACAGAAGTACCGCGCGATGTTCAAAAGATCCCGGTAGAACAGCATTTCTTTCTCGAAACCTTCGACTACAGGAAACTCATCCTAAACTCGTTCGATTTCCTTGTCGAAGGATCGGGTTTCAGTTTTGTTGTAGTTGAACAGGATGTAGCTTTCAAGTTATGCGTCGAAATGGGGCAGGGGAAGTATTTCATCACTAGGGTAAACGACATGTACGGAGTAATGTTTATTGGCAACAACCCTCTCCCCGGACTGTACGAATCAAAGACTGCCTACGGTGTCCAGCTGGTCTCTCATACGATTTCCGATGGAATAGCACCACAGGTAATTGACCTGAGGAGTGAGGGATATCCTGCATGTGTCTATAAATCCGTTACCACTGACGGGAGAACATTCTACGCTGCCGTGTTGGGAATCTTTCCCGATGCGGCAGCTGCGAGAGAGTACTCCAACTCTTTGGATGTACAATCACTCCAGAGAATAACTGGCTGGAACATCACCGATAGGTTTCCCAGACAGTTGAGATGA
- a CDS encoding dehydroquinate synthase/iron-containing alcohol dehydrogenase family protein: MKRVTFTSESSSSCQLIYGEKLLERVPESLKILDSGARKALQIHPEDEYLMPGGEHIKSIDRVLEVYQVLRASGRRAVTVIGGGSLIDLVGYAASTHGEVDRLFLYPTTTVSQIMPPLSGFSINFEFIKNLLKSCGLPDRVYVDTDLTYDTMYRIHRGEIFFPLLVAYSLDERLFKYVLNHIISGDEVTRELWGDIIYSASSIFVKSIGSSRTVVGCWVGDLIQSASRLRTEYSTALIYGAILELHIARTSGLMDGSGKDDLYEALRVLGKLDRSMKIDVSSLVDLVNQKGGVKIALPASSGESSHWITARDFETLVRDRPWMEFGSVL, from the coding sequence ATGAAAAGAGTCACTTTCACCAGTGAATCTTCAAGCAGTTGTCAGCTGATTTACGGTGAAAAGTTGCTGGAAAGGGTGCCAGAGTCTTTAAAAATACTCGACTCAGGCGCGCGCAAAGCACTTCAAATACATCCTGAAGATGAGTACCTGATGCCCGGTGGAGAACACATAAAGTCTATAGATCGTGTTCTGGAAGTCTATCAGGTACTCAGAGCCTCGGGAAGAAGAGCGGTAACCGTCATAGGTGGAGGTTCGCTTATCGACCTGGTCGGTTATGCGGCATCAACCCACGGAGAGGTCGACAGGCTCTTCCTGTATCCAACTACCACCGTCAGCCAGATTATGCCACCGCTCTCTGGTTTCAGTATTAACTTCGAGTTCATCAAAAATCTATTGAAATCTTGCGGACTCCCCGACAGGGTATACGTGGATACCGACCTGACGTACGACACCATGTATCGGATACATAGAGGGGAGATCTTTTTCCCGTTGCTGGTGGCTTACTCATTGGATGAACGCCTGTTCAAATATGTCCTGAACCATATCATTTCCGGTGATGAGGTGACGCGCGAACTTTGGGGCGATATCATTTACTCGGCGTCTTCGATCTTCGTTAAATCGATTGGCAGTTCCAGGACGGTTGTCGGATGCTGGGTGGGTGATCTCATACAATCGGCTTCAAGGTTGAGAACAGAATACTCCACCGCCCTGATTTACGGAGCTATACTGGAACTTCATATTGCGAGAACCTCCGGACTGATGGATGGCTCTGGAAAAGACGACCTTTACGAGGCGTTGAGGGTTCTGGGCAAACTTGACCGATCTATGAAGATCGATGTTAGCTCTCTAGTCGACCTGGTAAACCAGAAGGGCGGCGTGAAGATCGCCCTGCCCGCCAGTTCGGGCGAGAGCTCTCACTGGATAACGGCAAGGGATTTTGAAACGCTGGTCAGGGATAGACCCTGGATGGAATTTGGGAGTGTTTTATGA
- a CDS encoding M42 family metallopeptidase encodes MKELIKKLVEISSPSGREDAIREAITEEVRDYVDELRVDALGNLICMKKGKSGKKLLLDAHMDEIGVVVTHIDDKGFLRIDMLGGVSPYMLLGSRIIFESGAYGIVSTEGESAREAGEIMKNLDFDHIFVDIGASSREEAEKLAPIGTFGTYDSKFRDLGEKLVSKSMDDRIACAILVQTIKELKEPADDVYFVFAVQEEVGIVGASVAAFDIMPDMAIAVDVTAGPDTPKSFKRMGFKLGAGPTIKIKDRGSVSSSRVVSRLKEVADIRSIPVQYEVLIFGGTDARGYQVTGKGIAAGTVSVPTRYVHSPNEIVDYNDVLNTVRLLKALAEEGV; translated from the coding sequence ATGAAGGAATTGATAAAGAAACTGGTTGAAATAAGTTCCCCAAGCGGAAGAGAAGATGCAATAAGAGAGGCCATCACGGAGGAAGTTAGAGATTACGTCGATGAATTAAGGGTCGATGCACTGGGGAATCTGATATGCATGAAAAAGGGAAAGAGTGGAAAGAAGCTGCTCCTGGATGCCCATATGGACGAGATTGGGGTGGTGGTGACCCATATCGACGATAAAGGCTTCTTGAGAATCGATATGCTCGGAGGCGTTTCACCGTACATGCTTCTGGGTTCGAGGATAATTTTTGAAAGCGGTGCTTACGGAATTGTGAGCACCGAAGGTGAATCGGCCAGAGAAGCTGGCGAAATAATGAAGAACCTTGACTTCGACCACATTTTCGTAGATATCGGAGCCTCCAGCAGAGAAGAAGCCGAAAAGTTGGCGCCGATCGGTACCTTTGGTACTTACGATTCGAAGTTCAGAGATCTAGGCGAGAAACTCGTCTCCAAATCCATGGACGACAGGATAGCCTGCGCTATTTTAGTACAGACGATAAAAGAACTCAAAGAGCCGGCCGACGATGTTTATTTCGTATTTGCCGTCCAAGAAGAGGTTGGAATAGTGGGAGCCAGCGTTGCGGCATTCGACATAATGCCGGATATGGCTATTGCGGTCGACGTAACGGCCGGACCGGATACTCCCAAGTCTTTCAAAAGAATGGGGTTTAAGCTGGGAGCTGGACCGACTATAAAGATAAAGGATCGTGGAAGCGTCAGTTCCTCCAGAGTAGTATCTAGATTGAAGGAAGTGGCAGATATACGTTCTATCCCGGTTCAATACGAGGTCCTTATCTTCGGTGGAACCGATGCCAGGGGATATCAGGTCACTGGGAAAGGGATCGCGGCCGGAACGGTTTCCGTACCGACCAGATACGTCCATTCACCAAATGAAATCGTAGATTACAACGATGTTCTCAACACAGTCCGTCTCTTAAAAGCACTTGCCGAAGAAGGAGTCTAG
- a CDS encoding M42 family metallopeptidase, which translates to MKLERLCRLCELPGVSGFEEKVASFIEKEIEGKVDELWKDSVGNVIAIKKGNGKSSKRLMLLAHTDEVGLMVKRINEDGSLSFTAIGGVDPRVLMGKKVFVGEEMLPGVIGFEAIHTQESSTLLKTPSMDKLRIYLGYPKKEEAQKSHKIGDPVFFSTAYEEVGEYAVAKAFDDRTGCEILLRVLDDVQGLSLDYDLCFAWVVQEEVGLRGSGIAARQIKPDAALVFENTTAGDNPELPEYRWATSLGMGPVLTFAHSGLVLDRRIFDTIVETARRNSIKFQYKRRIAGGTDAGRLARTMSGIPAGVISTPSRYIHSPTSIININDFLGVAELASVLVKEGKVL; encoded by the coding sequence ATGAAACTCGAAAGACTTTGCAGACTTTGTGAACTCCCCGGGGTTTCGGGATTTGAAGAAAAAGTTGCCTCCTTCATCGAGAAAGAGATAGAGGGAAAGGTCGATGAGCTCTGGAAGGATTCGGTAGGCAACGTAATTGCTATAAAGAAAGGGAACGGTAAAAGCTCCAAAAGATTGATGCTTCTGGCCCACACCGACGAAGTCGGCCTAATGGTTAAGAGAATCAATGAAGACGGATCCCTCTCTTTCACTGCCATAGGTGGTGTCGACCCAAGGGTGCTGATGGGAAAGAAAGTCTTCGTAGGCGAGGAAATGTTGCCAGGCGTGATAGGTTTCGAGGCGATTCACACACAGGAGAGTTCGACACTGTTGAAGACCCCCTCCATGGATAAACTGCGCATCTATCTAGGCTATCCAAAGAAGGAAGAGGCCCAAAAGAGTCACAAGATCGGAGATCCTGTCTTCTTTTCCACCGCTTACGAAGAGGTTGGAGAATATGCTGTGGCCAAAGCCTTCGATGACAGAACCGGTTGCGAAATTCTTCTGAGAGTCCTGGACGATGTACAGGGTCTCTCTCTGGATTACGATCTCTGTTTCGCCTGGGTCGTTCAAGAGGAGGTTGGACTTAGAGGGAGCGGAATAGCTGCGAGGCAAATCAAGCCCGACGCTGCACTAGTTTTCGAGAACACCACTGCCGGAGACAATCCCGAACTCCCGGAGTATCGCTGGGCTACAAGCCTGGGTATGGGACCGGTTTTAACTTTTGCACACAGCGGCCTGGTTCTGGACAGAAGGATCTTCGACACCATCGTCGAGACAGCCAGGAGAAATTCGATCAAATTCCAGTACAAGAGGCGGATAGCCGGAGGTACAGATGCCGGACGTCTGGCGAGAACCATGTCGGGAATTCCTGCCGGCGTCATTTCAACCCCATCAAGATATATCCACTCACCGACTTCGATAATAAACATAAACGACTTTCTTGGAGTAGCAGAGCTTGCCAGCGTTCTGGTAAAAGAAGGGAAGGTGCTTTAG
- a CDS encoding M28 family peptidase translates to MNTARLLIELSNAFGPVGYEDRVHEVIKAELSPYVDEIYRDEIGNLIAVKKGSSRRVGVFTHIDEVSLVISAIDERGFARFESLGGVDPKILISQKVRIVCRDGKERKGVIGMLAPHLQKPGSKGDVPSFDELFIDVSINQDFDKIDIGDLAVVDFAAFEMGEKVSGKALDDRACAAISIETAKLLSRYREHPTVYFIFTTREEVGAMGARAAAEALEFDLGLAMDVTHHSKEDGIEMGNGPVLTVGGPNIHKGYFKKLDDYARKNGFSVQYDYGSGHTGTDADVVQLAGNGTPTLLLSLPQLFMHTPVEVVQVCDILNSARLLSGFFCSLEEVEAV, encoded by the coding sequence TTGAACACAGCTCGACTATTGATCGAACTTTCGAACGCTTTCGGACCTGTAGGTTACGAAGACAGAGTTCATGAAGTGATAAAAGCCGAATTGAGCCCATACGTGGATGAGATCTACAGAGACGAGATCGGCAACCTTATCGCCGTTAAAAAAGGCAGTTCCAGGAGGGTGGGGGTCTTCACACACATAGATGAAGTCTCTCTGGTGATATCGGCTATAGATGAAAGAGGGTTTGCCAGATTCGAATCTCTCGGAGGAGTCGATCCGAAGATACTGATTTCTCAGAAAGTCAGGATTGTTTGTCGTGACGGGAAAGAAAGGAAGGGCGTTATCGGAATGCTGGCCCCGCATCTTCAAAAACCCGGTTCGAAAGGAGATGTGCCTTCCTTCGATGAGCTCTTCATAGACGTTTCCATCAATCAGGATTTCGATAAAATCGATATAGGCGACCTCGCAGTCGTAGACTTCGCGGCTTTTGAGATGGGCGAAAAGGTTTCGGGAAAAGCTCTAGATGACAGAGCATGTGCTGCGATAAGTATAGAGACAGCGAAACTTCTATCAAGGTACAGAGAACACCCTACAGTTTATTTTATATTCACCACACGTGAAGAGGTCGGGGCTATGGGTGCCAGAGCCGCAGCTGAAGCTCTTGAATTCGATCTGGGTCTCGCCATGGATGTTACGCACCACAGCAAAGAAGATGGAATTGAAATGGGAAATGGACCTGTGCTAACTGTCGGAGGGCCTAACATTCACAAAGGCTACTTCAAGAAACTCGACGACTATGCTAGAAAAAACGGATTTTCGGTTCAGTACGATTACGGTTCTGGACACACCGGAACAGATGCCGACGTTGTCCAGTTGGCAGGAAATGGAACTCCAACTTTACTTCTTTCCCTTCCCCAGCTTTTCATGCATACTCCGGTAGAAGTGGTTCAAGTGTGCGACATTCTAAATTCGGCCAGACTACTTTCTGGATTCTTCTGTTCACTCGAGGAGGTTGAGGCAGTATGA
- the minC gene encoding septum site-determining protein MinC — translation MPIDFRMTKKGLILLIDSYRSVEELRQDIMRKFSDAKDFFSEGDEISLMLTQETSKPDDIVKIVSLLSDLGVHVKDILVGSMEQKDVKVGQKYDLVREKITEVRGAQIIRRNLRSGQIVVHNYDVVIVGNVHPGAEVISGGSIVVFGTARGVLRAGYSQGEEGIIAAIDLSPSLLQIGNYITQEYDRFDVPSVAHVRTGRIVVEEADNVKFEVKGGTN, via the coding sequence ATGCCAATAGACTTCAGAATGACGAAAAAAGGATTGATTCTTCTTATTGATTCTTACAGAAGTGTCGAAGAGTTACGACAGGACATAATGAGAAAGTTCTCTGATGCGAAGGATTTCTTTTCTGAAGGGGACGAGATATCCCTGATGCTCACGCAGGAAACCAGTAAACCAGACGATATAGTCAAAATCGTATCTTTGTTGAGCGATCTCGGAGTCCACGTGAAGGATATTCTCGTCGGAAGTATGGAACAGAAAGATGTCAAAGTCGGTCAGAAATATGACCTTGTTAGAGAAAAGATCACGGAAGTCAGAGGCGCACAGATCATCCGGAGAAACTTGAGATCAGGCCAGATCGTTGTTCATAATTACGATGTAGTTATCGTTGGCAATGTTCATCCTGGCGCGGAGGTGATCTCGGGAGGAAGTATAGTTGTCTTTGGAACTGCCCGGGGAGTCTTGAGGGCTGGATACTCCCAGGGTGAAGAAGGTATCATAGCCGCTATCGATCTCTCACCTTCTCTTTTACAGATTGGAAATTACATAACACAGGAATATGACCGCTTCGATGTCCCGTCGGTCGCCCACGTGAGAACGGGTAGAATCGTAGTCGAAGAGGCAGACAACGTCAAGTTCGAAGTAAAGGGGGGAACAAATTGA
- a CDS encoding DDE-type integrase/transposase/recombinase, whose product MTGLIEKYSKKYRKSGKKEKSRILNEFTEVTEYNRSYASLILRRGYSKKNKRSKFTKRRGRKKKYDLEVLRKLVEIWEILDFPCGKRFKAIIEEAIDNLNKNGHLSLREEVKQKLLEISSSTMDRLLRSERKKMELKGRSHTKPGTLLKKHIRIKTHHEWDDTKPGFVEVDLVGHEGGDSSGEFCYSLNMVDVASGWSVVAPIRNKAQRWTLEAIIALRALLPFPLLGIHSDNGSEFINAHLYKYCLDERLVFTRTRSYNKNDNPHVEQKNWSLVRRAVGYYRYDTLEELTILKELYASLNLYNNHFQPTHKMIQKTRDGTRIVKKYDKFATPYERVLNSPWIDSTKKDELRKVHEALDLYILKSNIAHFQESLVDIQIMKSKSNSKGGVLNLLLFDFE is encoded by the coding sequence ATGACTGGACTGATCGAGAAATACTCAAAGAAGTACAGAAAGTCTGGAAAGAAGGAGAAGAGTAGAATTCTTAACGAGTTTACTGAGGTAACTGAGTACAACCGGAGCTATGCATCATTAATACTTAGGAGGGGTTATTCTAAGAAGAACAAGAGAAGCAAATTCACAAAGAGGCGCGGGAGAAAGAAGAAATATGATTTGGAAGTATTGAGAAAACTTGTTGAGATATGGGAGATCCTGGACTTTCCTTGCGGCAAGAGATTCAAAGCGATTATTGAAGAGGCGATAGACAATCTGAACAAGAATGGTCATTTGTCTTTGAGGGAAGAAGTTAAGCAGAAGCTTTTGGAAATAAGTTCCTCCACAATGGATAGACTTCTTCGAAGTGAAAGGAAGAAGATGGAACTGAAGGGTAGGTCACATACAAAACCCGGTACTCTCTTGAAGAAACACATAAGGATAAAGACTCATCACGAATGGGATGACACAAAACCAGGTTTTGTTGAGGTGGATCTTGTCGGTCACGAAGGAGGTGATAGTTCGGGAGAATTCTGTTATAGCCTGAATATGGTGGATGTTGCCAGTGGTTGGAGTGTCGTTGCACCAATAAGGAACAAAGCTCAAAGATGGACCCTCGAAGCTATAATCGCATTGAGAGCTTTACTTCCTTTCCCTCTTTTGGGAATTCATTCCGACAATGGTTCGGAGTTTATTAATGCTCATTTGTATAAGTATTGCTTGGATGAAAGATTGGTCTTTACCAGAACCCGGAGTTACAACAAGAACGATAATCCCCATGTGGAACAGAAGAATTGGTCTTTGGTCAGAAGGGCCGTTGGTTATTACAGATACGACACTTTGGAGGAACTGACTATCTTGAAGGAGCTATATGCAAGCTTGAATCTCTACAACAACCATTTCCAGCCTACTCATAAGATGATCCAAAAGACCAGAGATGGTACAAGGATAGTGAAAAAGTACGACAAGTTCGCTACTCCCTACGAAAGAGTTCTTAACTCTCCCTGGATTGACTCCACAAAAAAAGATGAGCTTCGCAAGGTTCACGAAGCCCTAGATTTATATATACTCAAGAGTAATATAGCACATTTTCAAGAATCACTGGTTGATATACAGATAATGAAGTCTAAATCTAACTCAAAGGGAGGTGTTCTCAATCTCCTTCTATTCGATTTTGAATAG
- a CDS encoding transcription repressor NadR has product MVNKQTRLMKITKLLQNSSGTVSGSELARLTGVSRQMIVKDIEELREQGYRIQSGQKGYSLSSQKKCRMTLSVKHGNSDIVDELSTILSEGGAVIDVIIMHPVYGEIRGVLNLHDFDDLNRFIASLRSSEAVPLLALSKDGVHLHTIEADSEDDLEKIRATLEKKGYLAVRGVGS; this is encoded by the coding sequence ATGGTGAACAAACAGACCAGGTTGATGAAAATAACGAAGCTTCTCCAGAATTCGAGCGGTACGGTCAGCGGAAGCGAGTTGGCAAGGTTGACAGGCGTCAGCAGACAAATGATTGTCAAAGATATTGAAGAACTACGCGAACAGGGTTACAGGATTCAATCCGGCCAGAAAGGTTACTCTCTATCTTCACAAAAAAAGTGCAGAATGACTCTGTCGGTAAAGCACGGAAATTCTGATATAGTGGACGAACTATCCACGATTCTATCGGAAGGTGGAGCTGTGATAGATGTGATAATAATGCACCCGGTCTATGGAGAGATTCGGGGAGTGTTGAATCTACATGACTTCGATGACCTGAATAGATTCATCGCCTCTCTTAGGTCCAGCGAGGCTGTTCCTCTCCTGGCGCTTTCAAAGGACGGTGTTCATCTACATACGATTGAGGCAGATTCCGAAGACGATCTTGAAAAAATCAGGGCAACGCTTGAAAAGAAAGGATATCTGGCTGTCAGGGGGGTGGGTTCGTGA
- a CDS encoding MFS transporter produces MNIDEVIQRSISSGRRLKLLVLTSLEWMLVAGGVMITSLTLPSIIEGLSGTQGDQTTMASSVFIGMLVGALVSGAISDRFGRKWTNLCLLILATVGTGITGLAPSMRLFSVFRFLSGLGYGGLLPVVNAYLTEFSSIKIRGLYLTLLESSWALGSIMVGAFTMITLDYLGWQWSYYFLFIFGLPLIMIGLFLPESPKYEFMKKGKKALEKILRTSISEEVEMHEREKQPLLSLFKRGLARRTVMIWFSWFTVSFVYYGIYTWAPKIFASKGLTPVSSLWYTFFMLIMQLPGYLTAALLIERIGRKTTLTFFFVATAISALIMGLVTSSSFLIFASVLISMSVLGTWGMVYAYTPELYPTEMRGLGNGTSGVMARTAGIIAPYFTSFFMSRTGDVLYVMLFMSAMSVMAAIVVAFFGVETKEKIIE; encoded by the coding sequence GTGAACATCGACGAGGTTATACAAAGAAGCATTTCTTCTGGAAGGAGATTGAAACTGCTCGTTTTAACTTCACTCGAATGGATGCTAGTTGCGGGAGGGGTTATGATCACCTCGCTGACGCTTCCCTCGATTATCGAAGGACTTTCCGGAACACAGGGAGACCAGACGACCATGGCGAGCTCTGTTTTCATCGGCATGTTGGTGGGTGCTCTGGTATCGGGAGCGATATCCGATAGGTTTGGAAGAAAGTGGACCAATCTTTGTTTACTGATACTCGCCACGGTTGGAACAGGCATCACGGGATTGGCTCCATCGATGAGGCTTTTTTCGGTATTCAGATTTCTTTCCGGACTGGGTTACGGTGGACTTCTTCCCGTTGTCAACGCCTATCTCACGGAGTTTTCTTCGATAAAGATAAGGGGACTTTACCTCACACTTCTCGAATCTAGCTGGGCTCTTGGAAGTATAATGGTTGGAGCCTTCACTATGATCACGCTTGATTACTTGGGCTGGCAGTGGTCATATTATTTTCTCTTTATTTTCGGACTGCCCCTGATAATGATCGGTCTCTTCCTTCCGGAAAGCCCCAAGTATGAGTTCATGAAGAAGGGAAAAAAAGCCCTGGAAAAGATACTTAGAACCTCCATAAGTGAAGAAGTGGAGATGCACGAAAGGGAGAAACAACCCCTTCTCAGCTTATTCAAGAGAGGTCTGGCAAGAAGAACCGTCATGATATGGTTCAGCTGGTTTACGGTGAGTTTTGTCTATTACGGTATCTATACCTGGGCACCTAAGATATTCGCTTCTAAGGGATTAACGCCTGTATCATCGCTGTGGTACACCTTTTTCATGCTCATCATGCAGCTTCCGGGTTACTTGACGGCTGCCTTATTGATAGAGAGGATTGGAAGAAAAACCACCCTGACTTTCTTCTTCGTTGCTACCGCGATTTCGGCTCTGATAATGGGATTGGTTACGAGTTCAAGCTTTTTGATATTCGCAAGCGTTCTGATTTCTATGTCCGTTCTCGGAACTTGGGGAATGGTTTATGCTTATACACCGGAACTCTATCCTACAGAGATGAGGGGATTGGGAAACGGTACTTCCGGAGTGATGGCCAGAACGGCCGGCATAATTGCCCCGTATTTCACGAGTTTCTTTATGAGCCGTACTGGCGACGTTCTGTACGTTATGCTCTTCATGTCGGCCATGAGCGTTATGGCTGCGATAGTAGTGGCTTTTTTTGGAGTTGAGACGAAAGAAAAGATAATAGAGTGA